One Lactobacillus sp. CBA3606 DNA segment encodes these proteins:
- a CDS encoding DNA translocase FtsK gives MTHYDGPAFYRKYHQLTTKKQPSPAVVEPTPPVDTPPISAPAAPVSTPAMPARSASSAPATQRTHGIFHPSHVPAQLAPTAHSMGSVVSTDQANYLEIEASLHKAATSYLLFATATDIERADTELAQLEPSPATAPVMSAAPTVTLTPTSHAATVVFEPEQAVAVSRASVAVASSAPTVVFEPTHPIDLTDRVAPTTATSAVTPPVTVPSLDQVEQPATPEVAVPSSAVASAVGTEVTVTSEVAAPQSVATSAVTTVAPTSTVTSAAAKPTHGLGLSLDAIMTEEHNAQADLALFKDEPSKQPAPITPVAEDDLYQPVGVAHPAVTSTPVTSQATTAPAPTSASVEADVTPVSAAHNGTSAAPVLANQELAAYHLPPLDLLKAPVIPDESEMDDWIEGKASALDESLDAFGVDANVVDWTIGPTVTQFQVKLARGVKVNKITNLNDDLKLALAAKDIRIEAPIPGRNTVGIEIPNKKSRPVMLSEVLNSDKFRDSKSPLTVALGVDLFGQPQVTDLRKMPHGLIAGATGSGKSVFINSILVSLLYKANPQEVKLLLIDPKAVELAPYDKVPHLLAPVISEPKAASAALKWVVDEMDNRYDKLAAGGARNIEQFNEMAVAHHEDGLKMPYIVIVIDELADLMMVASSEVQDYIARITQKARAAGIHLLVATQRPSVDVVTGLIKNNIPTRIAFMVASQIDSRTILDASGAERLLGRGDMLYLGNGQSTPIRLQGTYVDSEIDDIAQFVREQAAPHYEFQPDNLAKHEEVAKSQDDLMPEVLAYLAEEETVSTSKLQRTFSVGYNRAANIIDDLEQRDYVSAAKGSKPRDVYFTADDLTNLQANS, from the coding sequence ATGACCCATTATGATGGCCCGGCTTTTTACCGGAAATATCACCAACTAACAACTAAAAAACAACCATCGCCAGCGGTCGTTGAACCAACACCACCGGTGGATACGCCACCTATTAGTGCACCAGCGGCACCAGTATCAACGCCAGCGATGCCAGCGAGATCAGCTAGTTCGGCACCTGCTACGCAAAGAACGCATGGCATTTTTCATCCATCACATGTGCCAGCGCAATTAGCGCCAACGGCTCACTCGATGGGGAGCGTCGTGTCAACTGATCAAGCCAATTACTTGGAGATTGAAGCGAGCTTGCACAAAGCTGCGACTAGTTATTTATTGTTTGCAACAGCGACCGATATTGAGCGAGCTGATACTGAATTAGCACAGCTTGAACCGAGTCCGGCTACTGCTCCAGTTATGTCGGCAGCGCCCACGGTAACGTTGACACCAACTAGTCATGCAGCAACGGTGGTCTTTGAACCCGAACAGGCAGTGGCAGTAAGTCGTGCATCGGTAGCCGTGGCTAGCAGTGCGCCGACAGTTGTTTTTGAACCGACCCACCCAATCGACTTAACTGATCGAGTAGCGCCAACAACGGCTACCAGTGCCGTGACGCCACCAGTGACAGTGCCGTCGCTTGATCAAGTTGAACAGCCTGCTACGCCTGAAGTTGCTGTGCCCAGTAGTGCAGTCGCAAGTGCTGTTGGTACTGAAGTTACAGTGACTAGTGAAGTAGCAGCGCCGCAAAGCGTGGCGACTAGTGCTGTCACGACGGTAGCGCCAACCAGTACTGTGACAAGTGCAGCGGCTAAACCGACGCATGGCTTAGGGTTATCGCTCGATGCAATCATGACAGAAGAGCATAATGCACAGGCAGATTTGGCGCTATTCAAAGACGAGCCTAGTAAGCAACCGGCCCCAATAACGCCGGTAGCCGAAGACGACCTGTATCAGCCGGTTGGTGTGGCGCATCCGGCGGTAACGTCGACACCAGTAACATCACAAGCAACGACTGCACCGGCGCCCACGAGTGCCAGTGTTGAGGCCGACGTAACGCCAGTCTCTGCGGCCCATAACGGGACTTCGGCGGCGCCGGTATTAGCTAACCAGGAATTAGCGGCGTATCACTTACCACCATTAGACTTGTTGAAAGCACCGGTCATTCCAGATGAATCTGAAATGGATGATTGGATTGAAGGCAAGGCGAGTGCACTAGATGAATCGCTCGATGCATTTGGCGTCGATGCGAATGTGGTTGATTGGACGATTGGACCAACCGTTACTCAATTCCAAGTGAAATTAGCCCGTGGTGTCAAAGTTAACAAAATTACGAATTTAAATGATGATTTAAAATTAGCCTTAGCGGCGAAAGATATTCGAATTGAAGCGCCAATTCCCGGTCGGAATACGGTCGGAATTGAAATCCCTAATAAAAAATCACGACCAGTTATGTTGTCAGAAGTGCTTAATTCAGATAAATTCCGCGATAGTAAGTCACCATTAACGGTGGCTCTGGGTGTGGATTTATTTGGGCAACCACAAGTTACCGATTTACGGAAAATGCCACACGGTTTAATTGCTGGTGCAACTGGTTCAGGGAAATCAGTCTTTATTAACAGTATTTTAGTTTCATTGTTGTATAAGGCGAATCCGCAAGAAGTTAAGTTGCTCCTAATTGATCCAAAAGCAGTTGAGCTTGCACCATATGATAAGGTGCCGCATTTACTTGCCCCAGTTATTTCAGAGCCCAAAGCAGCGTCAGCGGCTCTGAAATGGGTCGTTGATGAAATGGATAATCGTTATGATAAGTTAGCGGCTGGCGGTGCCCGAAACATTGAACAATTCAATGAAATGGCCGTGGCCCATCACGAAGATGGCCTTAAAATGCCGTATATCGTGATTGTGATTGATGAATTAGCTGATTTGATGATGGTGGCCTCTAGTGAAGTCCAAGATTATATTGCTCGGATTACGCAAAAGGCGCGAGCAGCGGGGATTCATTTGTTGGTCGCAACGCAACGGCCAAGTGTGGATGTCGTGACTGGCTTGATTAAGAATAATATTCCAACACGAATTGCCTTTATGGTGGCCAGTCAGATTGACTCGCGGACTATCTTAGATGCGAGTGGGGCGGAACGATTATTAGGGCGTGGCGATATGCTGTACCTTGGTAATGGGCAAAGTACCCCAATCCGATTGCAAGGGACCTATGTGGACAGTGAGATTGATGATATTGCACAATTTGTCCGTGAACAGGCAGCGCCGCATTATGAATTTCAGCCGGACAATTTAGCGAAACATGAAGAAGTCGCTAAGAGTCAAGATGACTTAATGCCAGAAGTATTGGCTTATTTAGCTGAGGAAGAGACTGTTTCAACTTCGAAACTGCAACGAACTTTTTCAGTGGGATATAACCGGGCAGCGAATATCATTGATGACTTAGAGCAACGCGATTATGTTTCAGCGGCTAAAGGATCGAAACCGCGAGATGTTTATTTTACGGCGGATGATTTAACTAACTTACAAGCTAACTCATAA
- the murC gene encoding UDP-N-acetylmuramate--L-alanine ligase — MDKATVYYFVGIKGSGMSSLALILHDKGFQVEGSDIEQYTFTQKGLAAAGIKMLPFSAANIHAGLTVIAGNSFTDDHPEIKKARAMGLPVYRYHEFLGKLMAGYTSIGVAGTHGKTSTTGLLAHVLSNIAPTSYLIGDGTGKGTPDARFFVFEADEYRRHFVAYQPDYAIMTNVDFDHPDYYHDLADVQSAFKQFGSQVKKGIFAWGDDESLRQLDVDTPIYYYGTKDRDDFQAVNINRTTKGSSFEVNYHGESLGEFEIPLFGEHNVLNSTAVIAVAYFEKVDLDEIRRELLSFSGVKRRFSEKKVGDMMMIDDYAHHPSEIKATLDAARQKYPDKQILAVFQPHTYSRTKALMAGFATSLSQADHVFLTNIFSSAREKSGDVSSKDLAAKLPNGGEIVTVDDMTALTQYHDAVVVFMGAGDIQKYEKAYEALIG, encoded by the coding sequence ATGGATAAAGCAACGGTTTATTATTTTGTAGGCATTAAGGGCTCCGGTATGAGTTCATTAGCTTTGATTTTGCACGATAAGGGATTCCAAGTTGAAGGTTCTGATATTGAACAATATACGTTTACGCAAAAGGGATTAGCGGCGGCTGGAATTAAGATGTTGCCATTTTCAGCGGCTAATATTCATGCGGGATTAACAGTTATTGCTGGGAATTCCTTCACTGATGACCATCCTGAAATTAAAAAAGCCCGGGCAATGGGGTTGCCCGTCTATCGCTATCATGAGTTTTTAGGCAAACTAATGGCTGGTTACACGAGTATTGGCGTTGCCGGGACACATGGTAAGACCTCAACCACGGGGTTATTAGCCCATGTGTTGAGTAATATTGCGCCAACCAGTTACTTGATTGGCGATGGGACTGGAAAAGGGACCCCTGATGCCCGTTTCTTTGTATTCGAAGCGGATGAATATCGGCGGCACTTTGTCGCTTACCAACCTGATTACGCGATTATGACCAACGTTGATTTTGACCATCCGGATTATTATCATGATTTGGCGGATGTTCAGTCAGCCTTTAAACAGTTCGGTAGTCAAGTTAAAAAAGGTATCTTTGCCTGGGGTGACGATGAAAGCTTACGGCAATTAGACGTGGACACCCCTATTTATTATTATGGCACCAAGGATCGTGATGATTTTCAAGCCGTCAATATCAATCGGACGACGAAGGGGTCCTCTTTTGAAGTGAACTATCATGGTGAATCACTAGGTGAATTCGAGATTCCGTTGTTCGGGGAACATAATGTCTTGAACAGCACGGCCGTGATCGCGGTGGCTTACTTTGAAAAAGTTGATTTAGATGAAATTCGCCGTGAACTATTAAGTTTTAGCGGTGTTAAGCGTCGGTTCTCCGAGAAAAAAGTGGGCGATATGATGATGATTGATGATTATGCACATCATCCATCAGAAATTAAAGCCACTTTAGACGCTGCCCGGCAAAAATATCCTGATAAGCAAATCTTAGCGGTCTTTCAGCCACATACTTACTCTCGGACTAAGGCCCTCATGGCTGGATTTGCCACGAGTTTAAGCCAAGCAGACCATGTCTTTTTGACGAACATCTTTAGTTCAGCGCGTGAAAAGAGCGGGGATGTGTCATCCAAAGATTTGGCGGCTAAGTTACCTAATGGTGGCGAAATTGTGACCGTCGATGATATGACTGCTTTAACCCAGTATCATGATGCCGTCGTGGTCTTCATGGGCGCCGGCGATATTCAAAAATATGAAAAAGCTTATGAAGCATTGATTGGCTAA